From a region of the Haematobia irritans isolate KBUSLIRL chromosome 4, ASM5000362v1, whole genome shotgun sequence genome:
- the LOC142235427 gene encoding uncharacterized protein LOC142235427: MQKIWLDRTDWDEVISSEALRMWKQFQDNYSHINSIRIPRWLHYCPESTIQIHGFADSSERAFAAVLYIRISYQGFIFTNLIASKTRVAPLKTLLLPRLKLCGASLLAEMIDSILPRIEIQNYSLFCWTDSTIILSWLSKPACCWNTFVANRMSKTTQVVDPSNWFHVQSGENPADIASRGSLPQDLLGETTCNFEDVLDRFSSFDRALQKLSKSVSNSICQKAYYQNEYLALSSKKSIPSTSPLLNLNPFIDPEGVMRICGRLEASPSLSYNEKHPIILPYACQYSRLLIKFIHRIIVRQQYWIPRVHNLIKTTLHHCKPCVIYKKKCQNQLMAALPPERCELSRPFTYTGFDFAGPFEIKNYAGRSLAKDFIKASQQLRPSKYNLALHTSWSTPYGGLCEAGVKSFKQHFKKSAGSLKYTFEEFQTLLTKIEACLNSRPLTPLSPNPSDINALTPGQCLIESPILVPIYPEVKEPSLSIQNRWQRLKAMYQHVCNRWKNKYLKELQKRHKWKKSEANLKKHMLVVIRDENLHQIAGAWVELLAYILVVMDELGLPIFMPRKA, from the exons ATGCAGAAAATTTGGTTGGACAGGACTGATTGGGATGAGGTAATATCATCGGAAGCCTTACGTATGTGGAAGCAATTCCAGGATAACTACTCCCATATAAATTCCATTAGAATTCCGAGATGGCTTCACTATTGTCCAGAAAGTACTATTCAAATTCACGGATTTGCAGATTCTTCCGAAAGAGCTTTTGCCGCCGTCTTGTACATACGCATATCCTATCAGGGCTTTATCTTCACGAATCTTATTGCATCCAAAACTAGAGTAGCACCACTGAAAACTTTGTTGCTTCCCCGTTTGAAATTATGTGGTGCTAGTCTCTTGGCAGAAATGATTGATAGCATTCTTCCCCGGATAGAAATCCAAAATTATTCCCTTTTTTGTTGGACAGACTCTACGATTATCCTGTCATGGTTATCGAAGCCTGCTTGTTGTTGGAATACATTCGTGGCAAACAGGATGTCGAAAACTACGCAGGTCGTTGATCCCTCTAACTGGTTTCACGTACAATCTGGTGAAAATCCAGCTGATATTGCCAGTAGGGGTTCCCTTCCCCAGGATTTGTTGGGTGAAACCACTTG TAACTTCGAGGACGTTTTGGATAGATTTTCATCATTCGATAGAGCATTGCAG AAATTATCCAAGTCCGTAAGCAACTCCATATGCCAAAAGGCGTATTATCAAAATGAATATTTGGCATTGAGTTCCAAAAAATCCATTCCATCAACGAGTCCTTTgctaaatctaaatccattCATCGATCCGGAAGGAGTCATGCGAATTTGTGGTCGATTGGAAGCATCACCATCATTATCGTATAATGAAAAACATCCCATAATCCTCCCTTATGCTTGCCAGTACTCCAGATTGTTGATTAAATTTATCCATCGGATTATTGTCCGCCAACAGTATTGGATTCCAAGAGTCCACAATCTCATTAAGACTACTCTCCACCATTGTAAACCTTGTGTGATATACAAGAAGAAATGCCAAAACCAGCTTATGGCTGCATTACCGCCCGAAAGATGTGAACTTTCACGACCATTTACCTATACTGGATTCGACTTCGCTGGGCCATTCGAAATCAAAAACTACGCAGGGCG ATCTCTTGCAAAGGATTTTATAAAAGCATCCCAGCAACTACGCCCATCAAAATATAACTTGGCACTTCATACCTCCTGGAGCACCCCATATGGGGGTCTTTGCGAGGCGGGTGTCAAAAGCTTCAAACAACACTTCAAAAAGTCAGCGGGATCCCTAAAGTACACATTTGAGGAGTTCCAGACCCTACTGACTAAAATAGAGGCGTGTCTAAATTCTCGGCCTCTTACTCCACTTTCTCCAAATCCATCTGATATAAATGCACTAACTCCTGGCCAATGCTTGATTGAGTCTCCGATATTAGTTCCAATATATCCTGAAGTGAAAGAGCCATCGCTCTCCATTCAAAATCGGTGGCAAAGGTTAAAAGCCATGTACCAACATGTTTGCAATCGGTGGAAGAATAAATATCTAAAAGAGCTCCAAAAGAGGCACAAGTGGAAAAAGTCCGAAGCTAATCTTAAGAAACATATGCTTGTCGTCATCCGTGATGAAAACTTGCACCAAATTGCTGGCGCCTGGGTCGAATTACTCGCGTATATCCTGGTAGTGATGGACGAGTTAGGGTTGCCGATATTTATGCCCAGAAAGGCTTAA